A window of Juglans regia cultivar Chandler chromosome 7, Walnut 2.0, whole genome shotgun sequence contains these coding sequences:
- the LOC108996473 gene encoding uncharacterized protein LOC108996473 isoform X2: MKTMQSTQEIQSSTQVSQESQGEQPDNHATEAPVTDSGSVSTSSNDGKKVSRQDIELVQNLIERCLQLYMNRDEVVKTLLTRARIDPGFTTLVWQKLEEENADFFRAYYIRLKLKRQILLFNHLLEHQYHLMKYAVAPKVPLAPIQNGIHPMPVNNLPMGYPILQQPPIPAAGRPHLDPMGCGISSCHVVNGVPAPSNFHHIRMNSGNDMVMVSGDADVAPIIPPNGTMSEMPVSPTSVASSGHFPFISGMGVDTSALDTTFTSDVASSVGLQLAPDGGAGNSRDSLRSLDQIQWNFSLSDLTADLSNLGGKFLCRFRSLGKLSWFPLFAIRFRNFARFA, translated from the exons ATGAAGACTATGCAG AGCACACAAGAAATTCAATCCTCAACCCAAGTTTCACAGGAGTCCCAAGGTGAACAACCAGACAACCATGCAACTGAGGCTCCTGTCACAGATTCAGGTTCAGTATCTACTTCGAGCAATGATGGCAAAAAAGTTTCACGCCAAGATATTGAACTT GTCCAGAATCTAATAGAGCGATGTCTGcaattatatatgaatagaGATGAGGTGGTTAAAACCCTCTTGACTCGCGCAAGGATAGATCCTGGATTTACAACTCTGG tATGGCAAAAgttggaagaagaaaatgcagaCTTTTTCAGGGCATATTATATACGGCTAAAATTGAAAAGACAAATCCTACTGTTCAATCATCTACTCGAGCATCAGTATCATCTTATGAAGTATGCTGTAGCTCCGAAGGTTCCTTTGGCCCCCATTCAGAATGGGATCCATCCCATGCCTG TTAACAATTTACCTATGGGATACCCCATCCTACAGCAACCTCCAATTCCAGCAGCAGGTCGACCTCATCTTGATCCGATGGGCTGTGGAATTTCGAGCTGTCATGTGGTTAATGGAGTCCCTGCTCCAAGCAACTTTCATCACATACGGATGAATTCTGGGAATGA TATGGTGATGGTGAGCGGTGATGCTGATGTGGCTCCCATTATTCCGCCAAATGGCACTATGTCAGAGATGCCTGTGAGTCCTACATCAGTTGCATCCAGTGGCCATTTCCCCTTCATTTCTGGAATGGGGGTGGACACGTCAGCACTTGATACCACATTTACATCTGATGTGGCCAGTTCGGTAGGATTACAACTTGCACCAGATGGTGGGGCTGGAAATTCCAGGGATTCTCTCAGATCACTGGATCAGATCCAATGGAATTTCAGTCTGTCGGATCTAACAGCTGATTTGTCAAATTTGGGAGGTA AATTCCTTTGCAGATTTAGGAGCCTTGGGAAATTATCCTGGTTCCCCCTTTTTGCCATCAGATTCAGAAATTTTGCTCGATTCGCCTGA
- the LOC108996473 gene encoding uncharacterized protein LOC108996473 isoform X1 gives MKTMQSTQEIQSSTQVSQESQGEQPDNHATEAPVTDSGSVSTSSNDGKKVSRQDIELVQNLIERCLQLYMNRDEVVKTLLTRARIDPGFTTLVWQKLEEENADFFRAYYIRLKLKRQILLFNHLLEHQYHLMKYAVAPKVPLAPIQNGIHPMPVNNLPMGYPILQQPPIPAAGRPHLDPMGCGISSCHVVNGVPAPSNFHHIRMNSGNDMVMVSGDADVAPIIPPNGTMSEMPVSPTSVASSGHFPFISGMGVDTSALDTTFTSDVASSVGLQLAPDGGAGNSRDSLRSLDQIQWNFSLSDLTADLSNLGDLGALGNYPGSPFLPSDSEILLDSPEQEDIVEEFFVDSVPGPPSSQSDEENPREG, from the exons ATGAAGACTATGCAG AGCACACAAGAAATTCAATCCTCAACCCAAGTTTCACAGGAGTCCCAAGGTGAACAACCAGACAACCATGCAACTGAGGCTCCTGTCACAGATTCAGGTTCAGTATCTACTTCGAGCAATGATGGCAAAAAAGTTTCACGCCAAGATATTGAACTT GTCCAGAATCTAATAGAGCGATGTCTGcaattatatatgaatagaGATGAGGTGGTTAAAACCCTCTTGACTCGCGCAAGGATAGATCCTGGATTTACAACTCTGG tATGGCAAAAgttggaagaagaaaatgcagaCTTTTTCAGGGCATATTATATACGGCTAAAATTGAAAAGACAAATCCTACTGTTCAATCATCTACTCGAGCATCAGTATCATCTTATGAAGTATGCTGTAGCTCCGAAGGTTCCTTTGGCCCCCATTCAGAATGGGATCCATCCCATGCCTG TTAACAATTTACCTATGGGATACCCCATCCTACAGCAACCTCCAATTCCAGCAGCAGGTCGACCTCATCTTGATCCGATGGGCTGTGGAATTTCGAGCTGTCATGTGGTTAATGGAGTCCCTGCTCCAAGCAACTTTCATCACATACGGATGAATTCTGGGAATGA TATGGTGATGGTGAGCGGTGATGCTGATGTGGCTCCCATTATTCCGCCAAATGGCACTATGTCAGAGATGCCTGTGAGTCCTACATCAGTTGCATCCAGTGGCCATTTCCCCTTCATTTCTGGAATGGGGGTGGACACGTCAGCACTTGATACCACATTTACATCTGATGTGGCCAGTTCGGTAGGATTACAACTTGCACCAGATGGTGGGGCTGGAAATTCCAGGGATTCTCTCAGATCACTGGATCAGATCCAATGGAATTTCAGTCTGTCGGATCTAACAGCTGATTTGTCAAATTTGGGAG ATTTAGGAGCCTTGGGAAATTATCCTGGTTCCCCCTTTTTGCCATCAGATTCAGAAATTTTGCTCGATTCGCCTGAGCAAGAGGATATAG TGGAGGAGTTCTTTGTTGATTCTGTCCCCGGACCACCATCTTCACAATCAGATGAGGAGAACCCTAGAGAAGGGTGA
- the LOC108996473 gene encoding uncharacterized protein LOC108996473 isoform X3, with product MNRDEVVKTLLTRARIDPGFTTLVWQKLEEENADFFRAYYIRLKLKRQILLFNHLLEHQYHLMKYAVAPKVPLAPIQNGIHPMPVNNLPMGYPILQQPPIPAAGRPHLDPMGCGISSCHVVNGVPAPSNFHHIRMNSGNDMVMVSGDADVAPIIPPNGTMSEMPVSPTSVASSGHFPFISGMGVDTSALDTTFTSDVASSVGLQLAPDGGAGNSRDSLRSLDQIQWNFSLSDLTADLSNLGDLGALGNYPGSPFLPSDSEILLDSPEQEDIVEEFFVDSVPGPPSSQSDEENPREG from the exons atgaatagaGATGAGGTGGTTAAAACCCTCTTGACTCGCGCAAGGATAGATCCTGGATTTACAACTCTGG tATGGCAAAAgttggaagaagaaaatgcagaCTTTTTCAGGGCATATTATATACGGCTAAAATTGAAAAGACAAATCCTACTGTTCAATCATCTACTCGAGCATCAGTATCATCTTATGAAGTATGCTGTAGCTCCGAAGGTTCCTTTGGCCCCCATTCAGAATGGGATCCATCCCATGCCTG TTAACAATTTACCTATGGGATACCCCATCCTACAGCAACCTCCAATTCCAGCAGCAGGTCGACCTCATCTTGATCCGATGGGCTGTGGAATTTCGAGCTGTCATGTGGTTAATGGAGTCCCTGCTCCAAGCAACTTTCATCACATACGGATGAATTCTGGGAATGA TATGGTGATGGTGAGCGGTGATGCTGATGTGGCTCCCATTATTCCGCCAAATGGCACTATGTCAGAGATGCCTGTGAGTCCTACATCAGTTGCATCCAGTGGCCATTTCCCCTTCATTTCTGGAATGGGGGTGGACACGTCAGCACTTGATACCACATTTACATCTGATGTGGCCAGTTCGGTAGGATTACAACTTGCACCAGATGGTGGGGCTGGAAATTCCAGGGATTCTCTCAGATCACTGGATCAGATCCAATGGAATTTCAGTCTGTCGGATCTAACAGCTGATTTGTCAAATTTGGGAG ATTTAGGAGCCTTGGGAAATTATCCTGGTTCCCCCTTTTTGCCATCAGATTCAGAAATTTTGCTCGATTCGCCTGAGCAAGAGGATATAG TGGAGGAGTTCTTTGTTGATTCTGTCCCCGGACCACCATCTTCACAATCAGATGAGGAGAACCCTAGAGAAGGGTGA